One genomic region from Lytechinus pictus isolate F3 Inbred unplaced genomic scaffold, Lp3.0 scaffold_26, whole genome shotgun sequence encodes:
- the LOC135158046 gene encoding uncharacterized protein LOC135158046 translates to MRVRRIGDRYLNFRSHHHPSVHQSVADTLIRRAHQLSDKAHLQQELKHVTNALTTINHYPRRRINTQPSSHQPSTNSTENPSETKPIATIALPYIGKTSHRLQRILHSANILVRHQSSRKLHSILHPHKDKHQSNKQPGVYKIPCDCGNVYIGETGRDFDTRLKEHKTHHRRSDWDRSAIVKHAQQENHRIDRDKSHLITNIRHWNTRRVREAIEIHQHNTVPQDPGLHINSIWHPILRHHPTSNQSTTNSTSNPPSTVTPPSPPTQHNSLIESPTQPATSPTHTPPTPRYNLHRRPNTASVHQATHSLPPKPTRQVRRPTRTERHH, encoded by the exons atgagagtcaggagaatagggg ACCGCTACCTCAATTTCCGCTCACACCATCACCCATCCGTCCACCAATCAGTCGCCGACACTCTCATCAGACGAGCCCACCAACTCAGCGACAAGGCACACTTACAGCAGGAACTCAAGCACGTGACCAATGCACTCACCACCATCAACCATTACCCCAGGAGAAGGATCAACACTCAACCATCCAGCCACCAACCCAGCACCAACAGCACCGAAAACCCATCCGAAACCAAGCCTATCGCCACCATAGCACTTCCCTACATCGGCAAGACTTCACACCGACTACAACGCATCCTTCACTCTGCCAACATCCTCGTCAGACACCAATCCTCTCGCAAGCTACACTCCATCCTGCACCCTCATAAGGACAAACACCAATCCAACAAGCAACCAGGCGTCTACAAGATTCCCTGCGACTGTGGCAATGTCTACATTGGAGAAACCGGCCGAGACTTCGACACCAGACTCAAGGAACACAAGACCCACCACCGACGCAGCGACTGGGACCGATCTGCCATCGTCAAACATGCACAACAGGAAAATCACCGCATAGACAGGGACAAGAGCCACCTAATCACCAACATCCGGCACTGGAATACCAGAAGGGTCAGGGAAGCCATTGAGATACATCAACACAACACCGTGCCTCAAGACCCAGGCCTCCACATCAACAGCATCTGGCACCCAATCCTACGTCACCACCCAACTTCCAACCAATCCACAACCAACTCCACAAGTAACCCGCCGTCCACCGTCACCCCACCAAGCCCTCCTACCCAACACAACAGTCTGATCGAATCACCAACTCAACCAGCGACTTCGCCGACGCACACACCACCGACACCTCGCTACAACCTCCACCGAAGACCCAACACCGCATCCGTACACCAGGCCACCCACTCACTCCCGCCGAAGCCTACCCGACAAGTTCGCCGACCAACACGCACAGAACGCCACCACTGA
- the LOC129282993 gene encoding uncharacterized protein LOC129282993 isoform X1, producing MNMLLWMWFVGMSLSFASVGLTSKFISRLNKINYLKQYFLQLFVNFSCSMSDQEAGTSSGSSTPSGNGKKKRRLNYSKEEQLQLVEFVKRRKGDLFGKAGFCGVKNDQRKQNTWKVLATELRICGGSERDWRELKKKRQELKSRALKCTAHAKLTGGGPPKSIDFISEKVLEAVATEIREGLASSQNEAWLGECTSSQNLEVAALAEDTNQNMDNDEEDLGDDIGDIQVLENLDTVTQLVTCPPDVIHADLLRISGQLGTIIDLLVMRQRGGKEQ from the exons ATGAATATGCTTTTATGGATGTGGTTTGTTGGAATGTCCTTGTCATTTGCCTCAGTCGGTTTGACCTCTAAATTTATATCACGCTTGAATAAGATCAATTACTTAAAACAATACTTTTTACAATTGTTTGTCAATTTCAGCTGCAGTATGTCAGATCAAGAAGCTGGAACGTCATCTGGGAGCTCAACCCCATCTGGGAATGGCAAG AAGAAAAGAAGGCTAAACTACTCCAAAGAGGAGCAGTTGCAGCTGGTGGAATTCGTAAAGAGACGAAAAGGGGACCTGTTCGGGAAGGCAGGGTTTTGTGGAGTGAAG AATGACCAGAGAAAGCAGAATACCTGGAAGGTACTTGCCACGGAATTAAGGATTTGTGGTGGTTCTGAGAGAGATTGGAGAGAATTGAAGAAGAAGAGGCAGGAGCTGAAGAGCAGGGCTCTTAAATGCACGGCCCATGCCAAGCTCACAG GTGGAGGACCCCCAAAGtctattgattttatttctgaaaaGGTGTTGGAAGCAGTAGCAACCGAAATAAGGGAGGGGCTGGCGAGCTCCCAGAATGAAGCTTGGTTGGGT GAATGCACAAGCTCCCAGAATTTGGAGGTTGCTGCCCTAGCCGAAGACACGAACCAGAACATggacaatgatgaagaagactTGGGAGATGATATTGGGGATATTCAGGTTCTTGAGAACTTGGACACAGTGACACAACTTGTTACTTGTCCCCCTGATGTTATCCATGCTGACCTGTTGAGAATCAGCGGTCAGTTAGGTACAATAATAGATCTTCTTGTCATGAGACAGCGGGGAGGCAAGGAACAATAA
- the LOC129282993 gene encoding uncharacterized protein LOC129282993 isoform X2 — translation MNMLLWMWFVGMSLSFASVGLTSKFISRLNKINYLKQYFLQLFVNFSCSMSDQEAGTSSGSSTPSGNGKKKRRLNYSKEEQLQLVEFVKRRKGDLFGKAGFCGVKNDQRKQNTWKVLATELRICGGSERDWRELKKKRQELKSRALKCTAHAKLTGGGPPKSIDFISEKVLEAVATEIREGLASSQNEAWLGECTSSQNLEVAALAEDTNQNMDNDEEDLGDDIGDIQVLSLLF, via the exons ATGAATATGCTTTTATGGATGTGGTTTGTTGGAATGTCCTTGTCATTTGCCTCAGTCGGTTTGACCTCTAAATTTATATCACGCTTGAATAAGATCAATTACTTAAAACAATACTTTTTACAATTGTTTGTCAATTTCAGCTGCAGTATGTCAGATCAAGAAGCTGGAACGTCATCTGGGAGCTCAACCCCATCTGGGAATGGCAAG AAGAAAAGAAGGCTAAACTACTCCAAAGAGGAGCAGTTGCAGCTGGTGGAATTCGTAAAGAGACGAAAAGGGGACCTGTTCGGGAAGGCAGGGTTTTGTGGAGTGAAG AATGACCAGAGAAAGCAGAATACCTGGAAGGTACTTGCCACGGAATTAAGGATTTGTGGTGGTTCTGAGAGAGATTGGAGAGAATTGAAGAAGAAGAGGCAGGAGCTGAAGAGCAGGGCTCTTAAATGCACGGCCCATGCCAAGCTCACAG GTGGAGGACCCCCAAAGtctattgattttatttctgaaaaGGTGTTGGAAGCAGTAGCAACCGAAATAAGGGAGGGGCTGGCGAGCTCCCAGAATGAAGCTTGGTTGGGT GAATGCACAAGCTCCCAGAATTTGGAGGTTGCTGCCCTAGCCGAAGACACGAACCAGAACATggacaatgatgaagaagactTGGGAGATGATATTGGGGATATTCAG GTTCTCTCTTTACTATTTTGA
- the LOC129282993 gene encoding uncharacterized protein LOC129282993 isoform X3, whose product MSDQEAGTSSGSSTPSGNGKKKRRLNYSKEEQLQLVEFVKRRKGDLFGKAGFCGVKNDQRKQNTWKVLATELRICGGSERDWRELKKKRQELKSRALKCTAHAKLTGGGPPKSIDFISEKVLEAVATEIREGLASSQNEAWLGECTSSQNLEVAALAEDTNQNMDNDEEDLGDDIGDIQVLENLDTVTQLVTCPPDVIHADLLRISGQLGTIIDLLVMRQRGGKEQ is encoded by the exons ATGTCAGATCAAGAAGCTGGAACGTCATCTGGGAGCTCAACCCCATCTGGGAATGGCAAG AAGAAAAGAAGGCTAAACTACTCCAAAGAGGAGCAGTTGCAGCTGGTGGAATTCGTAAAGAGACGAAAAGGGGACCTGTTCGGGAAGGCAGGGTTTTGTGGAGTGAAG AATGACCAGAGAAAGCAGAATACCTGGAAGGTACTTGCCACGGAATTAAGGATTTGTGGTGGTTCTGAGAGAGATTGGAGAGAATTGAAGAAGAAGAGGCAGGAGCTGAAGAGCAGGGCTCTTAAATGCACGGCCCATGCCAAGCTCACAG GTGGAGGACCCCCAAAGtctattgattttatttctgaaaaGGTGTTGGAAGCAGTAGCAACCGAAATAAGGGAGGGGCTGGCGAGCTCCCAGAATGAAGCTTGGTTGGGT GAATGCACAAGCTCCCAGAATTTGGAGGTTGCTGCCCTAGCCGAAGACACGAACCAGAACATggacaatgatgaagaagactTGGGAGATGATATTGGGGATATTCAGGTTCTTGAGAACTTGGACACAGTGACACAACTTGTTACTTGTCCCCCTGATGTTATCCATGCTGACCTGTTGAGAATCAGCGGTCAGTTAGGTACAATAATAGATCTTCTTGTCATGAGACAGCGGGGAGGCAAGGAACAATAA